Proteins encoded by one window of Candidatus Obscuribacter sp.:
- a CDS encoding uroporphyrinogen-III synthase encodes MLVTRAQEQARGFCLSLTDAGASVVELPVIAITEPDDWSAFDACIGKSAGQPYDWVIFASQNAVTATLQRLHHLNCQTFFDNTKVASIGAATSKLLASLGIKIDFEPTSFIAQTLASELIDKYNMADKRVLLPRADIGRDVLDRTLTSAGAQVDSVVAYKTTLPRGDGDHLSQVKTVMALLQQGAIDYITVASSQSVRNLAMLLKNDLSKAGAKAPETELVELMSKTRVIAIGPVTAQTALVELGHEAVVASEHSTQGMLQAILTVLKFPKKAV; translated from the coding sequence GTGCTGGTCACAAGAGCACAAGAGCAAGCCAGAGGGTTTTGTTTGAGCCTGACTGATGCCGGCGCCAGTGTAGTGGAGTTACCAGTAATTGCAATAACAGAGCCGGATGACTGGAGCGCTTTTGACGCCTGTATCGGCAAGTCAGCAGGCCAGCCCTATGACTGGGTTATCTTTGCCAGCCAAAACGCTGTCACAGCGACTCTGCAAAGACTGCATCACTTAAATTGCCAGACATTTTTTGACAATACAAAAGTGGCATCAATTGGTGCAGCCACCTCCAAACTGCTTGCCAGCCTGGGTATTAAGATAGATTTTGAGCCCACTAGCTTTATCGCGCAAACCCTCGCTAGTGAGCTCATCGACAAATACAACATGGCAGACAAGCGCGTCTTACTGCCGCGCGCTGATATCGGTAGAGATGTCCTGGACCGTACCCTGACCAGCGCCGGCGCCCAGGTAGATAGCGTAGTGGCCTACAAAACGACCCTGCCCAGAGGCGATGGCGATCACTTATCTCAGGTCAAAACAGTCATGGCACTGTTGCAACAAGGCGCCATAGACTACATCACTGTCGCAAGCTCCCAATCAGTCCGTAATTTGGCCATGCTGCTAAAAAATGACTTATCAAAAGCAGGAGCAAAAGCCCCAGAGACTGAGCTTGTCGAGCTGATGTCAAAGACTAGAGTGATTGCCATTGGACCCGTAACTGCTCAAACCGCCCTTGTGGAGCTGGGTCACGAGGCCGTTGTAGCCAGCGAGCACAGCACTCAGGGCATGCTACAAGCCATCCTGACAGTATTAAAATTCCCCAAGAAAGCTGTTTGA
- the hemA gene encoding glutamyl-tRNA reductase, translated as MNHLVVCGINYHFAPLAIREQFCIPDSCIGHALEALKRFPHIKESVILSTCNRTEVYAVVDDVKAGMRDIESFFASVQRVGDHDALKPNFKLLRDDVVLHLLRVASGLDSMVLGEGQIMSQVKAAHQNAVERHTAGLTLDFIFKLALSCGKKVRSETSMGRRAVSVSSAAIELARTTLGPLKDKAVSIIGMGKMGQICVKTLLAEGGDGSVILLNRNSERIENFLKNKLNNREKIKSGFAFEESASIAAQSDLIIVSTSATSPVLTKAALARHRHDKSPEQLIVDISVPRNVDTEVATLPGVSLATADDLAEIVSRNLAERESLVSEAEQIVFDQLESYHNWQRSQLVVPTIAVLREKIEAIRLEQMAKTTSSGCPNQESSRFELETISRAIVNQILHHPTVQLKATKDYEILKQQAEALHTLFHLDPLAVGSSHGSSSFGSSSRNNRETREQARRQAAILSGTLVQESTGVTTWQETLALETQEPR; from the coding sequence ATGAACCATCTAGTAGTTTGCGGCATCAATTATCACTTTGCACCCCTGGCTATCAGAGAGCAATTCTGTATTCCAGATTCTTGCATTGGACATGCGCTGGAAGCGCTTAAGAGATTTCCGCACATTAAAGAATCAGTCATCTTGTCAACGTGCAACCGCACAGAAGTCTACGCCGTAGTAGATGACGTCAAAGCGGGTATGCGCGATATCGAATCCTTTTTTGCCTCGGTACAGAGAGTAGGCGACCACGATGCTCTCAAACCAAACTTTAAACTGCTGCGCGATGATGTTGTTTTACACCTTTTGCGCGTCGCCTCCGGTCTGGATAGCATGGTCCTGGGTGAAGGCCAGATTATGTCCCAAGTCAAAGCCGCTCATCAAAACGCCGTAGAAAGACATACCGCCGGCCTGACTTTAGACTTTATTTTTAAGCTAGCCCTGAGCTGCGGCAAAAAAGTACGCTCAGAGACATCTATGGGTCGTAGAGCTGTTTCGGTTAGCAGTGCTGCCATAGAGCTTGCCCGAACAACTCTTGGTCCACTCAAAGACAAAGCCGTATCAATTATTGGTATGGGCAAAATGGGTCAAATTTGCGTCAAAACATTACTTGCCGAAGGCGGTGATGGCTCGGTCATTTTGCTCAATCGCAATAGCGAGCGCATCGAAAACTTCCTCAAGAACAAACTCAACAATAGAGAAAAAATCAAATCTGGTTTTGCCTTTGAAGAAAGTGCGTCAATTGCCGCCCAATCTGATTTGATTATCGTCAGTACAAGCGCCACTTCACCAGTGCTGACAAAAGCAGCTCTGGCGCGCCATCGTCACGACAAATCACCCGAACAGTTAATAGTCGACATCTCAGTACCACGCAATGTGGATACCGAAGTAGCCACTCTGCCAGGTGTTAGCCTGGCTACCGCAGACGATCTCGCTGAGATAGTCAGTCGCAATTTGGCTGAGCGTGAGTCTCTTGTTAGCGAAGCCGAACAAATAGTTTTTGATCAGTTAGAGAGTTACCACAACTGGCAACGCTCTCAGCTGGTAGTGCCCACAATCGCTGTACTGAGAGAAAAAATCGAAGCGATAAGACTGGAGCAGATGGCTAAAACCACAAGCTCTGGCTGCCCCAATCAAGAGAGCAGCCGCTTTGAGCTGGAGACAATTAGTCGCGCTATCGTCAATCAAATTTTGCATCATCCCACAGTCCAGCTCAAAGCCACTAAAGACTATGAGATCCTCAAGCAGCAAGCTGAGGCATTGCATACATTGTTTCACCTCGATCCACTGGCGGTCGGCTCGTCTCACGGTAGCTCCAGCTTTGGCAGCTCATCGAGAAACAACCGTGAAACAAGAGAACAAGCCCGGCGTCAAGCCGCTATATTGAGCGGTACGTTAGTGCAAGAGAGTACAGGCGTCACCACATGGCAGGAAACACTGGCTTTAGAGACTCAAGAGCCCAGGTAA
- the hemB gene encoding porphobilinogen synthase gives MQYVIPRVTPDFRMRRMRATAPLRAMVRETHLRVEQLIYPFFIVEGSGIRKPISSMPGIYQQSIDEMLKEAQEAVALGLKSVLLFGIPNQKDSQATQAWHSQGIVQQAIRALKSNFPDLVVVADTCLCEYMDHGHCGIVHQGQVLNDPSLEILARAAVAQAEAGADIIAPSDMMDGRIAAIRAALDANGYENIPIMAYSAKFASALYGPFREAAESAPQFGDRTSYQMDSANAREAMREIEQDIAEGADMVMVKPALPYLDLISEARYMTKLPIAAYNVSGEYSMVKAAAANGWIDERRVVLECLTGIVRAGADLIITYHAKDVAQWLK, from the coding sequence ATGCAATATGTCATCCCCCGCGTCACTCCCGACTTCCGCATGCGCCGGATGAGAGCAACAGCTCCCCTGCGTGCCATGGTCAGAGAGACCCATCTGAGAGTCGAACAGCTGATCTATCCATTTTTTATTGTAGAGGGCTCGGGCATACGCAAGCCGATCTCATCCATGCCTGGCATCTATCAACAAAGCATAGATGAAATGCTCAAAGAAGCCCAGGAAGCTGTAGCACTGGGACTTAAGTCAGTTTTGCTCTTTGGTATTCCCAATCAAAAAGACTCACAAGCGACACAAGCCTGGCATTCTCAGGGCATTGTGCAGCAAGCCATACGTGCCCTCAAAAGCAATTTCCCCGATCTAGTAGTTGTCGCCGATACCTGTCTTTGTGAATATATGGACCACGGACACTGCGGTATTGTGCATCAAGGTCAGGTCTTAAACGATCCCAGCCTGGAAATCCTGGCTCGTGCCGCTGTGGCCCAAGCCGAAGCCGGTGCCGATATCATCGCCCCTTCGGACATGATGGATGGTCGTATCGCCGCTATTAGAGCCGCTCTTGATGCTAACGGCTACGAGAACATCCCAATTATGGCTTACAGCGCCAAGTTTGCCTCAGCGCTTTATGGTCCTTTTAGAGAAGCAGCCGAATCCGCCCCACAGTTTGGCGACCGCACTAGCTATCAGATGGACTCAGCCAATGCTAGAGAAGCGATGCGCGAAATCGAGCAAGACATCGCCGAAGGCGCTGATATGGTCATGGTCAAGCCCGCCCTACCTTACCTCGACCTGATATCAGAAGCCCGCTACATGACCAAATTACCGATTGCAGCCTATAATGTTTCTGGGGAGTACTCTATGGTCAAAGCCGCCGCCGCTAACGGTTGGATTGACGAAAGGCGAGTGGTGTTGGAGTGTTTGACCGGTATCGTCAGAGCCGGAGCGGATTTGATTATCACTTATCACGCTAAAGACGTCGCTCAGTGGCTTAAGTAG
- the hemC gene encoding hydroxymethylbilane synthase, whose product MTPSTLTVGTRESRLACLQTDQIVEALKKHYPELELKIHHVTTHGDKVLDRPIAQLGGRGVFVKELEEALFEGTVDLVVHSLKDLPTDMPSGLTLACVLNRDDPRDVFLSDKADSFASLKPGSTVATSSRRRAAQLLALRQDLRFVDMRGNIPTRVRKLQEGQCDAMILAAAGLHRLGLQAHIKQYFELDVMTPAAGQGALAVECRSKDKDIIEMLKNIENPGTRFEITAERAFLDELGGGCSVPAGALCIYKDNQITITGTVAALDGSAVFRASVSGAASDAHALGKALANQLQEDGAEKILEDLRQSTPNTVSPP is encoded by the coding sequence GTGACTCCAAGCACCCTCACTGTAGGTACCAGAGAAAGCCGCCTGGCTTGCCTCCAGACAGATCAAATTGTTGAGGCACTAAAAAAACATTATCCAGAGCTGGAGCTAAAAATCCATCATGTCACCACCCACGGTGACAAAGTACTGGACAGACCAATTGCCCAACTGGGCGGACGCGGAGTTTTTGTCAAAGAGCTGGAAGAAGCCCTCTTTGAAGGTACTGTAGATTTAGTCGTGCATAGCCTCAAAGATCTGCCCACAGATATGCCTAGCGGACTGACTCTAGCTTGTGTGCTTAACCGAGACGATCCTCGCGACGTCTTTTTGAGTGACAAAGCAGACAGTTTTGCAAGCCTCAAGCCGGGCTCTACAGTAGCTACAAGTAGCCGCCGCCGTGCCGCTCAGCTCCTGGCACTGCGTCAAGATTTGCGCTTTGTCGATATGAGAGGCAATATCCCAACTAGAGTGCGCAAGCTCCAGGAGGGTCAATGCGACGCCATGATCCTGGCAGCGGCAGGATTGCATAGACTGGGACTACAAGCACATATCAAACAATATTTTGAGCTGGATGTGATGACACCAGCGGCTGGCCAGGGTGCTCTCGCTGTAGAATGCCGCAGCAAAGACAAAGACATAATCGAGATGCTCAAAAACATCGAAAACCCGGGCACTCGTTTTGAAATTACAGCTGAGCGCGCTTTTTTGGATGAACTGGGCGGCGGTTGCTCAGTACCGGCCGGGGCACTCTGTATCTACAAAGACAATCAAATCACAATCACTGGCACAGTAGCGGCTCTGGACGGCAGTGCTGTCTTTAGAGCCTCAGTCTCGGGTGCTGCGTCCGATGCCCACGCTCTGGGCAAAGCTCTCGCCAATCAACTCCAGGAAGATGGCGCCGAGAAAATACTGGAAGACCTCAGACAATCCACACCAAATACGGTATCACCGCCATAA
- a CDS encoding ABC transporter substrate-binding protein codes for MDKDKNRWLVGKISHSTCSYTVLCISIALLLSASTAVLGSAPKPRLVSLAPSNTELVAALDATDELVGVSTYCDYPDKVRTIARAGSFISADMERLTRLKPDHVLLVSGQEQLAAKLTHSHFDTIVLNNNKISDIAKNLKKLGQITGKQQKAAILSQRMQESCTALDTIIKSSNAKCRVFYCVWPSPLMTAGKASFLNDVITVCGGTNIAGDISQAYPTYSLEKLVLTNPDLIIMPYEAKNQSFIKKAPWTSLKAVKQNRVFYLPSAKNDMMARPTLRLLTGMAWLTGKIHPELKEQIKDWQQKWTIPSMP; via the coding sequence TTGGATAAAGACAAAAACCGCTGGCTAGTCGGCAAAATCAGCCACTCTACATGCTCTTACACCGTACTGTGCATCTCCATAGCCCTCTTATTGAGCGCCTCTACAGCGGTACTGGGGAGCGCGCCCAAGCCCAGACTGGTCTCACTGGCACCTAGCAACACAGAGCTAGTGGCCGCACTTGACGCTACTGATGAGCTTGTCGGTGTCTCCACTTACTGCGACTATCCCGACAAAGTACGCACAATTGCCCGGGCCGGCAGCTTTATCTCAGCCGATATGGAGCGCCTGACCAGACTAAAGCCAGATCATGTGCTACTCGTCTCAGGCCAGGAGCAGCTAGCGGCCAAGCTCACACATAGCCATTTTGACACTATCGTATTGAACAACAACAAAATCAGCGATATAGCCAAAAATCTCAAAAAATTGGGACAGATTACAGGCAAGCAGCAAAAAGCCGCCATCCTGAGCCAACGCATGCAAGAGAGTTGCACCGCTCTTGATACCATTATCAAATCCAGCAATGCCAAATGTCGCGTTTTTTACTGTGTCTGGCCAAGCCCCCTGATGACTGCCGGCAAAGCCAGCTTTTTAAACGACGTCATCACCGTATGCGGTGGCACCAATATCGCTGGAGATATCTCTCAGGCCTACCCTACTTACAGCCTGGAAAAACTTGTACTGACCAATCCGGACTTAATAATCATGCCTTACGAAGCTAAAAATCAGTCTTTTATCAAAAAAGCACCCTGGACAAGTCTCAAAGCCGTTAAACAAAACCGAGTCTTTTACTTGCCTTCAGCCAAAAACGACATGATGGCCCGGCCGACTCTCCGGCTTTTAACCGGCATGGCCTGGCTGACAGGCAAAATCCATCCTGAGCTCAAAGAGCAGATAAAAGATTGGCAACAAAAGTGGACGATTCCATCCATGCCCTGA